GTATCCTCCAAATCGCAAATGACgaaccaaaaacccaaaattcgACGAATCCCATGAATCTTTTGAACGCATTAACGCCTTCTGAAACGGAACCAGCAGTTGCACGTTGACTAGCACCGTCAAGCATCGACAAGAATTTCCGCTATTCGCatgcagagagagggagagagagaaagaggtacCTCCACCGAGTGCTGATAGGCTTGGAGAGAGGGAAACGAAGCCAATCGGACAGCGATCATGGTTCGTCCCTCTGTTTTGATTAtgtggttctttttcttttcttcttcgggAAGAAATCCCATTTTTCGGATGCGTCTCTGGTGACCGCTGAACTCTGGTCTGGTTTACTGACGTCTTCCAATTCTTTCTGATTGGACGGCAGCATTTTTCACACGCAGAAAAAAagagtaataataataataataataataataataataataataataataacccaTTGATTATCCTGGTTATCTTATTTTCGTTATGTCTCTTCAGTTCTTCATCGTCGTATGAGAGGATTTGATTTCCATTCCGTTATCAACTCCTATATGTTATCCAGCACATAATTTTAATGCACACCAAACAACCTCTTGGTGATCCTAACATTAAGAAGAACGTAAGTTTTTGACATTTCTATAGGCCGATACTTGCATGTGGTCTTAAAAcaatctttttattaatcatgCAAGGCGTATAATATCGATAATTAGTGATCtgaattcaataatttgataatctGCGTCTCAGTGTGATATTACATTCTCAGTTGTTTTCATCTAAAAACTGTAATTGATACCCGTTCATTTTACAATACTATCAAATCCCcgtaaaaatattaaaaaaaaaaaaaaagatgaagccTGTAGGATAAATAACaaagcattttttaaaatttaaccCATGCTTCAATCTTGGCACCATTGGATCTTTACTTTTTGTCTCCATGAAAAAAAGGCATAATGGACCTCTCTTGAGTCACCGAGGCTCATTTTGCATGGATTGTAGGAATGCACATTAGTCTCTATCCAATCTAGAAATAAGATCGAACAAGCCTATTCTAGATGGTTTTTATGGGAATTGGTCCAATTCCCGATTTCTTGTGAGTCAAgttcattcttttatttttctattgtaaaaacattaaaagaaaaaaagataccATTGCTTTCACAGATTGAGAAGAAATCTTATCATATACCATTTCTGGTTCATAAATATGAACCGATCCACCCTATAACTAATCACTCCTAATACATGCTCAATACAATTTCAATGCAAAATCTTCGGTGGTACCCTGATGGATTAtcacaaaccaaaaaaaaaaaaaaagtttatgaattggTAGGACTAGCCATCAAAACCTACACCAGTGAATTCTCTAATATTTGAATTGGCACGACTAATAACAAAAGTTATTCGGGCGTCTATTCCTTTTATCGTTGACTAGGGGTTTATTCCTTTTCTGCTTTTCTTCCGAGCTCCTGACTAGAATCTAATGCGTCCTGGGTCCATCATAGTCAGAAAAGGAGGGTCGATGGATCGGGCGTTTTCCTTTGTCAGGAACTTTCTTTTCCATCTCTTTAAACTTCAGCTTGCTTTTGACAGCAGTGAGTTTTTGCAGGATCAACCGACCTAATTTGTTTCGTATTGATAGGAGTTTCTAATATTCCATTCTCAGCATTACTTCTCGCTCTGCTTTTCACAAAAAAGACCTTCCAGAAAAGGGGCCATTGCCCAAAGGATCTCTCACTATCAACGGACAGTCTATTCTCTTCCATAAGGGACTTCCTCGCAGGATTCGGCATGATGCTCAATGTTTCCACGAGTAATAAAAGCGAGGGAACCTTTCACATTTGCAATCCACCCATAGTTTCTTCCCTTCGTTACTTAGAATGGTTCTGGCTTAAGAGATGCCAACAATTTTGCTCTACCAATTTTGACAGCTGAAGAGCTCTTAGAATTCCACCTTCAGATCAGAAACCGCCCCTAGATTGCTGGCTATCCTTCTGATTGCTTCCTTTGAAGAAATACTCATAAGGGCGGCCATGAATCTGATCCTAAAAAGCACAATGAGTGAAGTCATAGCATTTATGTAACGCAAagtggaggaagagaaaagcaCCTGAAAGACCAGAACTTAAGATGGGTGGTTAAAAGCCTGTGGTGGGTTGATGATGGATTTGGTAATGAAGAATGAGGAGCACTGAAACTTGCTGGgatgatgaaaaataaaaaaacaagggAAAAGAAGACTAAACTCTTATGGAAAAAAAGGGACGAGAAAGTTACGATGAAGGCATGCGGAAGAAGGGCGATGAAGGCAGTTCAATCTATAATTAACCTCTGGTTTATCTTGACATCCTATTAGCGTTGTGCCTCCAGGTTTTCACAACCGGAACTTCCAAAGGGACGATCGTCGAAATTCAGAGTTCGCGGGGGTCGAgcgttaaaatttaaaaagtccCATGTTGAATTTCACAATATTACATAGCGCAATTTGCTCCAAGTTAAAGTTTGAGGAGGTAAATAGAAATAATTGGTAGATCGCAAAGCAGAATGTAAAATATGGAAAGTGAAGTCCTCGTGATTCTTGAGGGCTACAATCTAGACATGGTGTCTATGTCCCTCCATCCAAATTCCATGACGCTCGTTATTTTCCAGCCCACAAGAAGTCGGAAGCTTGATGGGTCTTTTGAAATCAATGAAGAGCATTACACTTTCTCAAATAATCCCTGCCAACATCATCAAATTGACACTTCATGGACGATGAGAGATCGCGCTTCTGCTCAACATAGAGAGTTGACACAATAACAGTGACAGCAAGGGTTAGAGATGACCCTGCATTTTTCCGATAAAGCAAAATGGTGCCAATTGCACTTTGTAGAAAAGATCACGCGCAGAGTGCTCAAATTTTCCTCAGGTTTCCTCATAAAGCAAAGCAAGGGAACATAATAATGTATAACAAGGTTCAGAACTCTTGGACAAACATagaaaacaaatttggaatcaAGATAACCTACAATAGAAGCAACGGCATAAACATCCGTTCCTGCTAAGGACCCTTTGGAACCACGTCTAAGATGTCGATCTGCAACTCATAGGGCACAAACCTCACACCGGCAGGAACAAGAAAGCAACTGACAACAGATGCTGATCAAAACTTTGCAGGAGATGAAAATGAGAACCTCCCTGAAAGACAAAATTGCATATTGGTCAGCATCCAAATCCACATTCAAAATTTGAGGGAACAAAGTAAACTGCCAAGGAACGTTAGCCACCAACCTAAAAAGATGAAAGCTAGGCATACTGAGTCTTCGTACTATTTTCATTTACTGAATGACTTTGAAAAATTACATTGAATGCTTAAACAAGTGGCTGCAGTAACAATTCAATTTGCTTATTTATTCATCAGATCCAAGATTGCAGTGTCACTTATTAAACAAGACTTGGTACATTTACCATCTCTATAAAAATCAACTATCCATTTGATAATTACATGAAAGCAAGGGTCATGACATATAGAAATAGATTAATAATCCTCCAAAATGCATTCTGAAAGCTTAATTCTACCTGAGACCCAAACTctgaaaaaatgcaaattaagataATGTACCTGAGATTTATCGCCTGTCGGTTTTTCCAATTGAGCGCTTGCCAGAGAATAAGTGCTTCGGTTTGAGGGTAGGAATAACCCTGTCTGCCTCTCCCCGACGAGCattcttgtttctctttttgacaGATTTCTTTGCAAGTTTTATAGCTTTGACCTTTTGTTCGGAGTCCTTGAAACCTGCTCCAGGAACAAATTCAGTAGGTGGTCTGGACATTGACCTAGACCGGGATCTAGACCTTGTTCGCAACTTCTTATTGGACTCATCTGTATCCACATCCATAGCATCACCCCTCTCAGGTGACCTCTCCCTTTTCCGGCCCCTTGATCTGCTGCGGGCCCGCTCAATTGCCAAGCTGGGGTCCAGTCCCAAAGATGATAGCTGCCTGCCCATCCTTTTGGTTGTGAATTCACGGCTCTTGTCAAACTTTCTTGGGACAGTTGGCCTACTCTCTGCTGTGCTTTTCTTCACCCTGTGCTGCTGTATGAGcatgcttttcttctttctgatCGCAGCCAatgcttcttgctcttctggTGTCAAGTCTTTCCCATCCATCTCAaaatcttcatcatcctcaacctGGCGCattccttcctctctttccaGCTCTTCAAGCCTCATTAGAATATCAGGATCTATAAAGTCAGCCACATTATGCCCATCAAGAATTTCTGGCAATATGTCTTCTTTCCACTCTTCATTAGCTAAGATGTAGTTCTTCTTCAAACTAGCAGAGTATACACCTGCACCACCATTCTCATCCTCCAAATCCCTTTCAGttttcctcttctccttttctGCTGCTTGCTGAGCTCTAGCCTCCAATACTGCCTGAGGTATGCATGCCGGTCGTTCTTTTTGGTCACGTGGCTTTGGTATTGCAACATGAAATCTGTTCAAACAATCATTTATCTTCTTTGATTTCATCTTTATTTCCACTCTCTGATTCAACAACCTCCCGCAAGCTGCATTCTTTACAGCCATTACTCCGTCCTCTGTCAAAGTACTCATAGTCAGCAACACTCCCTCGTCATCTGTGGCTTCACCTCCTTGACCTATTACCGTTTTCATAGCTTCAGCTTTCATCTCCATAACCAATTTCATGTCCCCTTCTGAGAGACCCTCCAGTGGTTGCAGATCAGTCTTGTTGCAGACTATCATCAAGGGCTTGTTCATAAACAGAGATTTGATGCTATGAAAAAGAGCTGCTTGCTGCACAATGCTGTAACCACAAGACCCCGATATATCCAAGAAAAACAAGACAGCGGAACGTAGATGGGCCAAAGCAGTTATGCTGCACATCTCAATTATGTTACGGTCTTCAAAGGGACGGTCCAGAATCCCAGGAGTGTCAATGACTTGATATCTGAGATATTTATAGTCAGTATGACCAACAAAGAGTGATTTTGTTGTGAAAGCATATGGCTGCACATCAACATCAGCCCTTgtaattttgttcatgaaagAGCTCTTGCCAACATTAGGGTACCCACAAATCAAGAGCGTGCGAGTATTCGGGTCAATTGAAGGTAGCCTGGCCATGTGTTGCCTAATCTGTTCCAAGTAAGCCAAACTGCCACTAAGCTTCTTAACCAGGGTGCACATTCGTCCAAGAGCAGCAACCTTCAGAGACTTGCAGCGATAGAGCGAGTCTCCATACTTCAGTAGCTTCACATAGTCTTTAGCAACCTTTCCAATTTGATTCCTTGCAGTATTGATTGCCCCCAGAGCGAGCTTGTAATGATCCTTGTTGTAAAGCACGTGAAGAAGATCACCATAGAAAGGATGGATGTCATCCAGCCGAGGGAACTCCTCAATGATGGTCGAGAGCTTGTCGTGAAAATTCTGTTGAGTGTACTTCACCTTACGCATGTAAAACTGACGGAGCCGCGATATAGCATACCCCTTGTGGACAACAGTAGGCGTCTGCCGCTGGGTGCGAGAAAGGATGATATTGATGAAATCAGTCGCACTAGGCACCACCGTGATCTTCTTGAAATTGTATTGAACCATCTTTTA
The window above is part of the Eucalyptus grandis isolate ANBG69807.140 chromosome 6, ASM1654582v1, whole genome shotgun sequence genome. Proteins encoded here:
- the LOC104450666 gene encoding nucleolar GTP-binding protein 1, which encodes MVQYNFKKITVVPSATDFINIILSRTQRQTPTVVHKGYAISRLRQFYMRKVKYTQQNFHDKLSTIIEEFPRLDDIHPFYGDLLHVLYNKDHYKLALGAINTARNQIGKVAKDYVKLLKYGDSLYRCKSLKVAALGRMCTLVKKLSGSLAYLEQIRQHMARLPSIDPNTRTLLICGYPNVGKSSFMNKITRADVDVQPYAFTTKSLFVGHTDYKYLRYQVIDTPGILDRPFEDRNIIEMCSITALAHLRSAVLFFLDISGSCGYSIVQQAALFHSIKSLFMNKPLMIVCNKTDLQPLEGLSEGDMKLVMEMKAEAMKTVIGQGGEATDDEGVLLTMSTLTEDGVMAVKNAACGRLLNQRVEIKMKSKKINDCLNRFHVAIPKPRDQKERPACIPQAVLEARAQQAAEKEKRKTERDLEDENGGAGVYSASLKKNYILANEEWKEDILPEILDGHNVADFIDPDILMRLEELEREEGMRQVEDDEDFEMDGKDLTPEEQEALAAIRKKKSMLIQQHRVKKSTAESRPTVPRKFDKSREFTTKRMGRQLSSLGLDPSLAIERARSRSRGRKRERSPERGDAMDVDTDESNKKLRTRSRSRSRSMSRPPTEFVPGAGFKDSEQKVKAIKLAKKSVKKRNKNARRGEADRVIPTLKPKHLFSGKRSIGKTDRR